A region from the Dermacentor andersoni chromosome 11, qqDerAnde1_hic_scaffold, whole genome shotgun sequence genome encodes:
- the LOC126517912 gene encoding uncharacterized protein has protein sequence MTTVCKSGHTISWQNQNCIQQLPVLNLRLSAAILFSGCNPTATLRMLSLVGVQVFGERTFFNIQRSHLWPAIGKVWKNEQQLLLADIGEQKVRLAGDGRADSPEFSAKFGTYSFLDLQRNKILHFELVQSNEVGGSCYMELEGLKRSLSFLQDHRIDVTSIVTDRHAQIKCFLRKERSDITHEFDGWHVVKGVHKKLLAVAKRNDSKELKEWTQAVGNHLYWSAASSEGHKELIVPKWKSLLNHVRDIHSHEDALFLSCLHGDIEPRNWLSTESKAFQKLKEVATSKALLRDLPQLATKFQTYGLEAFHSVLLHFAPKLCQYSFEGMVARTRLAAMHYNENSERRQACTQDGTSRWIVKYPKATGGNAVACFVKEQPTHGYVKRLLEVVMLDAVTVLRTRRTTNAKIPPPLSSRFPKASKEELVNRRRTRFNKQLDIMVL, from the exons ATGACTACAGTCTGCAAGTCGGGCCACACGATTTCTTGGCAAAATCAAAATTGCATTCAGCAGTTGCCTGTGCTCAACCTGCGGCTTTCTGCAGCCATACTATTTTCTGGGTGCAACCCAACTGCTACCCTCCGGATGCTTTCGCTAGTTGGGGTACAAGTATTCGGAGAGAGGACATTTTTCAACATTCAGCGTTCTCACCTCTGGCCTGCCATTGGGAAG GTGTGGAAAAACGAACAGCAACTGTTGCTTGCGGATATAGGGGAGCAAAAAGTGAGACTTGCAGGCGATGGGCGAGCCGATTCGCCTGAATTTAGCGCAAAGTTCGGAACATACTCCTTTCTGGATCTTCAGCGCAACAAAATACTGCATTTTGAACTTGTGCAG TCTAATGAAGTAGGCGGAAGCTGCTATATGGAGCTGGAAGGCCTGAAACGTAGCCTTAGCTTCCTCCAGGATCACCGCATTGATGTAACGTCTATTGTTACCGACCGGCATGCCCAGATAAAGTGTTTTCTTCGGAAGGAGAGGTCCGACATCACGCATGAATTCGATGGCTGGCATGTCGTTAAAG gTGTTCACAAAAAGTTGCTTGCTGTGGCTAAGAGAAATGACTCCAAAGAGCTCAAGGAGTGGACGCAAGCTGTTGGCAACCACCTCTATTGGTCGGCTGCCTCAAGTGAGGGCCACAAGGAGCTCATTGTTCCGAAGTGGAAATCACTGCTAAATCATGTCAGAGACATTCACAGCCATGAGGATGCACTGTTTTTATCCTGTCTCCATGGAGACATTGAACCGCGGAATTGGCTTAGCACAG AGTCGAAGGCTTTCCAGAAGCTGAAGGAAGTAGCGACTTCCAAGGCCCTCCTGAGAGATTTGCCGCAACTAGCAACGAAGTTCCAGACCTATGGTTTAGAAGCTTTCCATAGCGTGCTGCTGCATTTTGCGCCCAAGTTGTGCCAGTACTCCTTTGAAGGAATGGTGGCAAG GACTCGGTTAGCAGCCATGCACTACAATGAGAACAGTGAGAGAAGGCAGGCATGTACACAGGATGGCACTTCTAGGTGGATTGTGAAATACCCGAAAGCCACAGGAGGCAATGCGGTTGCCTGTTTTGTAAAGGAGCAACCCACACATG GCTATGTGAAGAGACTACTGGAAGTGGTTATGCTGGACGCTGTGACAGTGTTACGGACGAGAAGGACCACAAATGCGAAGATTCCGCCACCTCTCAGCAGCCGCTTTCCTAAAGCATCAAAGGAAGAGCTTGTAAACAGGCGGAGAACAAGATTCAACAAGCAGTTAGATATTATGGTCTTGTAG